In Capsicum annuum cultivar UCD-10X-F1 unplaced genomic scaffold, UCD10Xv1.1 ctg4576, whole genome shotgun sequence, a single genomic region encodes these proteins:
- the LOC107876954 gene encoding uncharacterized protein LOC107876954, whose product MALNVANSTASSVDADVVSVVNPSSALYLLSSDSSGTILVTTPFNGTGYGSWHRGMLLWLSYKNKLGMNNGSIPKPFATDPHFQACIRCNDMVVARILNSLDKEIREIVMYTESAEILWKEVECRFGQASGTKIFQIRKELSFISRGSSSVASYFKRIKKFWDELCFSITSPDCTYGCKDGFLKLKEEKRVHSFPMGLNDSYSTIRRNILMLKPLPDIDNVYSMLITDECQSEVHNNLPSFNSYSVAFSTGSQRPYNQKPSSDSGGLSTTVSRPEPGPG is encoded by the coding sequence ATGGCTCTGAATGTTGCAAATTCTACTGCTTCTAGTGTAGATGCTGATGTGGTTTCCGTTGTTAACCCTTCATCTGCATTATACCTCCTTTCATCTGATTCTTCTGGCACAATTTTGGTTACCACGCCCTTTAATGGGACGGGTTATGGAAGTTGGCATCGAGGAATGTTGTTATGGTTATCCTATAAAAACAAACTAGGTATGAACAATGGTTCCATTCCTAAGCCTTTTGCTACTGATCCACATTTTCAAGCATGTATTAGGTGTAATGATATGGTGGTAGCACGGATTCTAAACAGTCTAGATAAGGAAATTAGGGAAATTGTGATGTACACTGAATCTGCGGAGATTTTATGGAAGGAAGTTGAATGTAGATTTGGTCAGGCTAGTGGTACCAAAATTTTCCAAATCAGGAAAGAACTTTCTTTTATTTCCCGAGGATCCTCGAGTGTTGCTTCCTACTtcaaaagaattaagaaattctgGGATGAATTGTGTTTCTCCATTACCTCTCCTGATTGTACTTATGGGTGTAAGGATGGTTTTCTCAAGTTAAAAGAGGAGAAGAGAGTTCATTCGTTCCCCATGGGATTGAATGATTCATATTCGACCATCAGAAGGAACATCCTCATGTTAAAACCCCTTCCTGACATTGATAATGTGTATTCAATGTTGATAACTGATGAGTGTCAATCTGAGGTGCACAATAATCTCCCTTCCTTCAATTCCTACTCTGTTGCTTTCTCCACTGGTAGCCAAAGACCGTATAATCAAAAGCCAAGTTCAGATTCTGGTGGTTTATCTACTACTGTGTCaagacccgaaccagggcctggcc